DNA sequence from the Solirubrobacterales bacterium genome:
GCGGCGATCTGGATTCGGCCACCCTGGGAACCGGCGCAGCCGGGGAGGCTGGACGTGATGGTAGATCCCGGTCAGGCGTTCGGCACCGGTGCCCATCCGACCACGAGGCTCTGTATCGAGGCCCTGATCGATCTGGCGGCGCCCGGCCCGGCCGGACCCCTGACCGATCTCGGCTGTGGTTCCGGTGTGCTGTCGATCGCTGCCTCCCGGCTCGGTTTCGGTCCGCTCTTCGGTTGCGACAACGAACCGGCTGCAATCGAGGCGGCCCGGGAGAACGCGGCGGCCAACGGGGTGGAGGTGGACTTTCAGCGGGTCGACCTCCGGTCCGGGCTGCCGACCCTCGCCCCGACCACCGTTGCCAACCTGACCGCTCCGCTACTCGAAGCCGTCGCCTCCGGGCTCACCCCGCCAACCGTCCCGGCCACCCTGGTCTGCTCCGGCCTCCTCACCACCGAGTACGGACGGGTCAAGAGGGCCTTCGAACCGTTCGGCCTGACCGAGGCCGGCCGGGGAGCGATCGGGGAGTGGGGTTCCCTGACCTTTGTCCGGGAACGCCCGTGACCGCTCCGTCACTGCCGGATCCCGCCACCGGTCCATCCGGGGAGTCGGATCTCCCGATCGCGATGTTCGACTCGGGGGTTGGTGGCCTCACGGTGCTCCACGAATGCCTGGTCTCCCTGCCGGGAGAGGACTTTCTCTATCTCGGGGACAGCAGCCACTTTCCGTACGGCACGAAATCACCGGACGAACTCCGGGAGCGCACCGGACGGATCGCCCGCCACCTGCTCGCCGACAGAGCCAAGATGCTGGTCATCGCCTGCAACTCGGCGACTGCCGCGGCGGGCGACCAGATCCGGCAGCTCGGAGCCGATTCCGGCGTGCCGGTGCTCACCGTGGTTGGCCCGGAGGCAGAGATCGCCGGGGCGATCACCGGCTCCGGCCGAATCGGGGTTCTCGCCACGCCGGCCACGGTCAGGAGTGGTGCCTACCGGCGGGCGCTCGAGTCCCTGGGGCCCGCGTTCACGGTCACCGAGGTGGAGGCGCCCGACCTGGCCCCGATCATTCAGGAAGGCCCGACCTTCGATGAGGCGGTCATGGACACCGTGCGGGACTACTGTCGGCCGCTCAAGGCTGCCGACGTGGACACCCTGATCCTCGGCTGCACCCATTACCCGCTGGTTGCGCCGATGCTCCAGCGGATGCTGGGCCGGAACGTCAGTCTGGTCACCGCAGGTCACGCGATCGCCGCCGCGATCCAGCGTGAGCTGTCACTTCGGGGCAGCCTTGGCGATCCCGGCCGGGAAGGGGAGTATCGCTTCCAGGTGACCGGGGATCCTGACTCCTTTGCCCGTTCCGGATCACGCTTCCTCCAGCTGCCGCTGTCCGGGCGGGTTGAGCGGATCGATCTCTGAGCCCGGACCTGGTTGCCACCCGGTCCGGTCGTGGGTCCGGGTACCCTTGTCGCATGTCCCAACTGGAGCGGATCCGTACCGATGCCCAGGCCGCGCTCAAGAGCGGCGACCGGCGCCTGGCCCAGGCCCTGCGTCTGATTCAGGATGCCGTCCAGCAGGACGAGAAGCTCGGCAAGGGCGATGAGATCGCGGTCCTCCAGCGGGAGCGCAAGAAACGTCTCGAGTCGGCCCGGGCTTTTGCCGACGGCGGCCGCTACGAGCAGGCCGAGGCCGAAAAGCTCGAGGCTGACCTGATCAGCCAGTATCTTCCCGCCCAGTTGACCGACGAGGAACTGGACCGGATGGTGGCCGAGGCGGTCGAGGCAACCGGGGCCACCGATCAGAAGCAGATGGGTCAGGTCATGGGCTACCTCAAGGAAAAGGTCGCGGGCCGGGCCGACGGGAAGCGGGTCAGCACCGCAGTCCGGAAGCAACTTGGCGCGTAGGACCCTGACTCTCGACAATGCGGTCGCCGCGGATCTGGCCGGAACCGGCGACTCGGTCCTCAGGGCCCTGCGCGAGCGCACCGGGTCGCGCGTCCACCTGAGAGGAAACCGGCTGACCCTGGAGGGTGAGGAATCGGAACTGGACGGTGCAGCCAGACTGGTCGAGGAGATGGTCGATCTGATCGAGGCCGGCCACGAGGTCGAGCCGTCCACGGTCGAATCGGTGACCAATGCGATCCAGTCCTCACGGCGTCCCGCCGAGATGCTGGATGACGTCATCTGGCGGCATCGCAACACGCGGGTCGTTCCGAAGACCGTGACCCAGAAGCGGTACGTCGACTCGATCCGCCGCAGCACGATCACCTTCGGAATCGGCCCGGCCGGAACCGGCAAGACCTTTCTCGCTGTCGCCATGGCCGCCTCCGCGCTGGTCGACGGTGACGTTCAGCGGATCATCCTCACCAGACCCGCGGTCGAGGCCGGAGAGAGCCTCGGCTTCCTGCCGGGAGACCTGCAGGCCAAGGTCGATCCGTACCTGCGTCCGCTGTTCGATGCGCTCTACGACATGCTCGACCCGGACCGGGTGAACGGCTACTTCGACCGTGGCGTGATCGAGGTGGCACCACTCGCCTTCATGCGAGGGCGGACCCTGAATGACGCCTTCGTGATCCTCGACGAGGCCCAGAACACGACCCCCGAACAGATGAAGATGTTCCTCACCCGGCTCGGTTTCAACTCGAAGATGGTGGTGACCGGGGACGTGACCCAGATCGACCTGCCCCGGGAGCAGCGGTCCGGCCTGGTGGTGGTGCGGGACATTCTCGACGGGATCGAGGACGTCGAGTTCGTGCGCTTCGCCGACTCGGATGTGGTGCGGCACCGGCTGGTCCAGAAGATTGTGGCCGCCTACGGCAGCTACTCGGAAAAGCGTCCCGGCAAGGGTGTCAGTCAGGCCACGGCCGGATCGGGCGACGAACCGGAATGACGGTCGAGCTTGAGGATGTACCGGAACCGTTCCGGCGGGCGGTTTCGGCGGCGCTTGATGCGGCCGGAATCAGCGAAGGTCATCTTGCGGTCACGGCGGTTCCGGCCGCCGAGATCCACCGCTTGAACCTCGAGTACCGCGGAATCGACCGACCGACCGACGTGCTGTCCTTCCCGGTCGACGAGGACGAACCGGCACCCGGCCCCCTTGAGCTCGGCGACGTGGTGTTCTGCCCGGACGAGTGCGTCGACCAAGTCGAGGCGGTCATCCACGGTGTCCTTCACCTCTGCGGCCACGACCATGAAACCGACGACGGCGAGATGCTCGAGCTTCAGGACCGGGTTGTCGAAAGCCTCGGGATGTCTCCTCGGATGACGGTTGAAGATGAGTGAGACAGAGAAACCCTCCAGGGCGGGCTTCGTCGGACTCGCCGGCCGTCCCAACGCCGGCAAGTCGACCCTGGTCAACGCGATCGTCGGCAGCCGGGTGGCGATCACCTCGGTCAGGCCACAGACCACCCGACGGGCGATCCGTGGAGTTGCGACCGACCTCGAGGCCGGTGTTCAGATGGTCCTGATTGACCTGCCCGGGGTGCAGCGGCCCCGGGACCAGCTCACCAGCCGGATGCAGAGCCGGGTCGAACATGAACTGGCCGGAGCCGATGTGGTCCTGCTCGTGATCAACGGGGAGGAGGGGGTCGGTCCCGGAGACCGCTTCATCGCCGGGGCACTCCTGGCAGGAGAGTCCGCGCCAACCGTGATCTGCGCGGTAAACAAGGAGGACCGGGCGGGAAGGGAGGTCGTCCCGGTGCTGGCCGAAGCGGCCGGACTGCCGGGAGTGAGCGAGGTGTTTCCGGTCAGCGCTCTGCGTCGCACCGGCCTCGACCCGCTGGTTTCCCGGCTGCAGGAGCTGATGCCGGAGGGGCCTTTCATGTATCCCCCGGAAGATCGTTCCGACCAACCCCGTGAGGTCCTCCTGGCGGAACTGATTCGGGGGGCGGCCCTGATTCGTACCAGGCAGGAGATTCCCCACTCGCTGGAAGCGAAAGTAACCGAGATCGAACGACGCGAAGATGGACTGTGGTGGGTTGCGGCCCGGATCTGGGTTGAGTCGGAGTCCCAGAAGCGGATCCTGATCGGCCGTGGCGGCAGCAAGGTCCGGGAGATCGGAGCGGCCTCCCGCCGTGAACTCGAGCGTGAACTCGGCGACCGGGTTCACCTGGACCTGCGAATCGAGGTGCGCCACCGGTGGCGACAGGACGACGGACTGCTTGATCGCCTCGGAATCGAGTAGCCGGTCCGGTCGGAAGGATCCGGCCCAGGCTTCAGGTATCCCTTTGTCCTGTCCGGTCGTCGCGTATAGGGTGCGACTGTTGTGACCGGAAACGCCGGTCCGTACCCAGGAGAGAGTAAATGGAGCTTTACCCAGTTACCTATGAGGCCGACTACGTTCGGGAACGAAACCGGCTGACGACATTTTTCCGGATGATCGTTGCAATTCCGTGGCTGATCGTCGCCTACGTCTACGCGATCGCCTTGGCGGTGGTCCTGGTCATCGCCTGGTTCGCCCTGATAATCCTCGGTCGCTACCCGCAGGGGATGTACAACTTCGTCGGCGGCATCCTGCGGTTCTCCATGCGGGTCAACGCGTTTGCCTATCTGCAGACGGACGCCTGGCCGCCGTTCGGAATCTCCGACGATCCCGACTATCCGGTGCGGGTGAATTTCGAGCCCCCGGCTGAACGCCAGAGCCGCCTGAAGGCCTTCTTCCGGCTGATCCTGCTGATTCCGGTGATGGTCCTCTCCTACGGGGTCGCGTTCGTCCAGATGGGCGTGGCGATGGTCGCCTGGATGACGATCGTTTTTCGCGGCTACCAGCCCGCGGCGATCCACAACGCCCTGGCCTGGGTCAACGGCTGGTCGACCCGGGTCAATGCCTACGCCTACCTGATGCGGGATGAGTATCCGCCGGTCGGGGACGAGACCCCGGTTGAGGTTGATCCGCCGGCGGCCGAGCTTGGCGCCGGAGAACCGGTTTCCGCTCCGCTCGACGCGGGGTCGCCCGCCCCCGAGGCACTCGATCCGGGGCAGCAGACCGATCCGGGAGGCGCCGCACCGGGAGACACCTCCCGGCAGTAACCACCGGGAGGTGCGTCGAAGGTCACCGACCTCGGTGACCCCGGCTGCCGCATCACCGAAGGTGCCGGACGGGATCGAGGCGGCGGCAGATCAGCCGCCGCCGTTCGGTCCCGGAGGTGGGCCAACTGACGCCGGGGAGGTCCCGGAGAATATCCTCACCCGAGATGACCGATTTCGCCAAGATCCCGGATGACCTGAAGCCCGCCGACGGCCGCTTCGGCTGTGGCCCCTCGAAGGTGCGTCCCGAAGCGCTGCGATCCCTGGCGGACCGATCCGACCTGATCGGCACTTCGCATCGGCAGAAGCCGGTGAAGGACCTCGTCGGCCGCGTCCGCAGCGGCCTCGGAGAGCTTTTTGGGCTTCCCGACGGCTACGAGATCGCTCTGGGTAACGGCGGTGCCACCGCGTTCTGGGATGCGGCGGCCGCCTGGCTGGTCCGGGACCGGGCGCTCCACCTGGTCTACGGCGAGTTCTCCCGCAAGTTTTCCCAGGTCACCGCCGGTGCTCCCTTCCTGTCCGACCCGGTGCTGATCGAGGCGGACCCGGGCAGCGCCCCGACCCCGGAGTCCCGGGCCGGTGTCGACGTGATCGGCTGGGCGCACAACGAGACCTCGACCGGAGTCATGGTCCCGGTCGAGCGTCCGGCGGGCTCCGACGACGCCCTGGTCCTGATCGACGCCACCTCCGGGGCCGGCGGCCTCCCGGTGGACCTGAAGCAGACCGACGTCTACTACTTCGCACCACAGAAGGCGTTCGGGTCCGACGGTGGCCTCTGGCTGGCGGCGCTCGGCCCGAAGGCGATTTCCCGGATCGAGGAGCTCGATGGATCGTCGGACCGATGGCAGCCGGCGTTCCTGTCCCTGAAGACAGCCCTCGACAACTCCCGCAAGAACCAGACCTACAACACCCCGGCGTTGGCCACCCTGTACCTGCTCGCGGAGCAGCTCGAGTGGATGCTCGCCGGTGGGGGGCTCGATTTCTGCGTCGGACGAACCGAGGCTTCGTCTTCGCACCTGTACGGCTGGGCCGAAGCCAGCGATTTCGCAACCCCTTTCGTCGCCGATCCGGCCCGGCGTTCGCTGGTGGTCGGCACGATCGACTTCGAAGATTCGATCGATGCGGCCGCTGTGGCGGCAACCCTTCGGGCCAACGGCATAGTTGACGTCGAGCCGTACCGCAAACTCGGTCGCAACCAGCTGAGAGTCGCGATGTTTCCGGCGATCGACCCGTCCGACATCGAGGCGCTCACCGCCTGCATCGACTGGGTGATCGGGAACGCCGGAGTCACCGCATGAAAATCCTGATCGAACCCGGCGCGCCGCAGTCGGCTGCCCAGTGAGGAGAAGAACAGCATGAGTGACCGAGCCAAAGTCCTGGTCAAGGAAAAGATCGCCGATGCCGGGGTGGAAATGCTCCGGGAACGGTTCGACGTTGAACTCGGTCTCGACTGGGACGACGACGTCCTCGCCGACCGGATCGGAGAGTTCGATGCGATCCTGATCAGGTCGGCCACTCAACTGACCCCCGAACTGATCGATCGCGCCGACAACATGAAGGTGATCGGCCGGGCCGGCACCGGGGTTGACAACGTCGACATGCCGGCCGCGACGAAGCGCGGAATCATTGTCGCCAACGCCCCGGAATCCAACTCGGTCGCGGCGGCGGAACACAGTCTCGCGCTCGCCCTGGCGCTCTTCCGCAACGTGCCCCAGGCCCACGGTTCGCTGGTTGCGGGACGCTGGGACCGGGCGAAGTACAAGGGATCCGAGCTTTACGGCAAGACCCTCGGGGTGATCGGATTCGGACGAATCGGCCAGCTGGTTGCGAAACGGGCCCAGTCCTTTGAGATGGAGGTGCTGGCCTTCGACAAGTTCGTTTCGGCCGAACGCTTCCGCGAACTCGGAGTGGAGGGGGTCGATTCTCCGGAAGACCTCTACCGTCGGTCCGACCTGCTCACAGTTCATCTGCCGAAGACCCCGGAAACGATCAACTGGATCGACGCCGAGGCGATCGCCGCCTTCAAGCCGGGGATGCGGATCGTCAACTGCGCCCGGGGCGAGCTGATCGACCTCGACGCGCTGATCGCCGGGCTCGACTCCGGCCAGGTGAAGGGCGCCGCCCTTGACGTTTTTCCCGGCGAGCCGTTCACCGAACATCCGATCTTCGAACGCGAAGATGTCGTCGTCACCCCGCATCTCGGCGCTTCGACCGCAGAAGCCCAGGACCGGGCCGGAACCGACACCGCCGAGCAGGTGATCGCCGCCCTGACCGGTGGGGTCGTCACCAATGCGGTCAACATCCCGGCGGTCAGCCCCGCCCTGATGGAGGCTCTGGCTCCGTACGTGCCGCTCTGCCAGACCCTTGGCCAGACCGCGGCCGGGCTGCTCAGGACTCCGATCGACCGGCTGGAGATCGAGTTCCGGGGTGGTGTTGCCGAACAGGACACCCGGCTTCTGGTGATCGCGGTGATGGCGGGCCTGCTCGACGGCTACACCGAGGAGGACGTCAACCTCGTCAACGCGCCCCAGATGGCGGAGGAGCGCGGTCTCGAAGCAAGCGTGACCAAGGAACCAAGCGCCGAGGAGTTCACCGATCTGGTCCGGGTTCGGGTCGAAGCCGGTGAGGAAAAGGTGTCGGTTGCCGGGACCAACGTCGGTCCGCGCAACATCCCGTACCTGGTCGGAATCTGGGGACAGAGCTTCTACCTGCCGTTTGCCGCTCACATGGCGGTGCTCCGGTACAGCGACCGTCCCGGCATGATCGGCCAGGTGGGATCGCTGCTCGGCGAGCAGGGCGTCAACATCGGCTCGGCGGCGGTCGGGGCCGAGGCTGGTGGTGATCGGGCAGTGATGGTCGTCACCGCCGACGCCCCGGTCAGGGATGAGACGATCGAGGCGATCCTTGGTCTCGACGGCTTTGACTCGGGTTACGCGATCGAACTCTGACCGGACCGGCCGGTTTCGGTCCGGGCGACGATGATGATCGGGGAGTTCTGCTTGGCGACAGTCGGCGCTTGCGCTAGGCTTCACTCAAGTCATGGATTTTCCGGCCACCAGCCCGCTTCTACTTCTTCTCCTCCCCCGCTAGGGGGATAGATCGCCGGGCGGCGCGTTAGCCGTAAGCACTCGCAGGATCCATGAACTGACTTGAGAAGGAGAAGCAGATGTCCACACAGGACCAAGACGACGCCAATCGCGTCCACATCTTTGACACCACCCTGAGGGACGGCGAGCAGTCACCCGGAATTTCGCTGAACGCCTCGGAGAAGATCGAGATCGCCCAGCAGCTCGCCCGACTCGGGGTGGACGTGATCGAGGCCGGCTTTCCGATCGCCTCGCCGGGGGACTTCGAGGCGGTCGAGCGGATCGCCCGGGAGGTCCACGGGCCGGTGATCTGCGGGCTCGCCCGGGCCCAGGCGCCGGACATCGAAGCGGCCTGGAATGCGATCAGGGACTCCGAGCGACCCCGGATTCACACCTTCATCTCGACCTCCGACATCCACATCGAACACCAGATGCGAAACACCCGGGAAGACGTGAAGAAGGGTGCGCGCGCGGCGGTGGCGCAGGCGAAGTCCTACTGCGAGGACGTCGAGTTTTCCCCGATGGACGCGACCCGGAGTGACGTCGAGTTCACCGCCGAGGTCTGTGCGATCGCGGTCGAGGAGGGCGCGACCGTGGTCAACATCCCCGACACAGTCGGCTACACGACCCCGGCCGAGTACGCGAAGTTCGTCGAGGATCTCTACAGCTTCGCGCCGTCGCTGAAGGACGTGCGGCTCTCGGTTCACTGCCACGACGATCTGGGGCTGGCGGTGGCCAACTCCTACGCCGGGGTGCTGGCCGGCGCTCGTCAGGTCGAGTGTGCGATCAACGGAATCGGTGAACGGGCCGGCAACTGCTCGCTGGAGGAGATCGCGATGCTGATCAAGGTCCGGCAGGACGCCCACGGACTCCACACCGGCATCAACACGGCGGAGCTGGCCCGTGCCAGCCGCATGGTCTCCCGACTCACCGGGTACGTGGTTCAGCCGAACAAGGCGGTGGTGGGGCGCAACGCCTTCGCCCACGAGTCCGGGATTCACCAGGACGGGGTGCTGAAGGAACGCTCCACCTTCGAGATCATGGACGCCACCGAGGTCGGCTACGACTCGAACCAGCTGGTTCTGGGCAAGCACTCGGGCCGCCATGCCTTGCGGGACGCGCTCGAGCAGCTCGGGTATGTGGTCGACGGGGAGGCGCTCAACCAGGCATTCCGGAGGTTCAAGCAGGTCGCAGACAAGAAGAAGCAGGTGACTGCGCTCGATCTGGAGGCGCTGGTCGCCGACGAAATGCAGGAGCGGCCCCAGTCTCACGAACTGATCAGTTTCGAGGTCGAGGCCGGCACCGACCGTTCGCCGATGGCCAAGGTCGAGATCACGATGCCGGACGGCTCCCGACGGGGGGCCGAGTCCACCGGCGACGGGCCGGTCGAGGCGATCTTCGGGGCGATTCAGCTTGCCGCTGACGAAGGGGAGCCGGAACTGCGGGAGTATCGCGTGGCCGCGATCACCGGGGGCGAGGATGCCCTCGGCCAGGTGACGGTGGTCCTCAGGCGAAACGAGGTGACTGCCTCCGGGCAGGGGGTGTCAACCGACATCCTCGAAGCCTCCGCCCGTGCCTACATTCGTGCCTTCTCCGGCCTTGCCGACGAGCAGGTGCGACGCAAGCCGGAACAGGCGACAACCGGTCCCTGAACAGGGATCGATCAGCGGATCGGCCGGTGGCATCCCGGCCGATCCGTGATCCTCGTCACTCGGGCCCGGAAGCGTGAGCGCCGTCACCCACGGGTGGTCCGACCACCCGTAGCCTTCTGATCGTGGGGTTGCTGCCCGGCCCCCACTGAGATCAAAGTTCAACCAAGGTACAAGTGATAAAGATGATGGGCAAAGCACTCTTTTCTCTCCTCCATGTCCTGCCGGCCGACCACAGCAAGCCGCCGGTCAACTCCGAGACACGCCGGTAAGGGTCCCGTCATCCAGGGCCCCAAAGCCCGGAACCCCTCAAAGCCCCGCCCAACGGCGGGGCTTTTTCTTTGCCGCCACACCTCCCCCAAAGGTGGGGCCAACCGATGCCTGTACAGGCACTGACGGGCCCCACCGGTGGTGAGAGGGGGAGTTAGGTGGGCCTAACGGGATTCGGGACGTTTGTACGTGATACTGTACGTCGATGGGTTTGACCGTGACATCCCCGACCGTGAGCAGGGCGGATGCCGCCCCCTCGATCCGGACCGAGTTCGGTCCCGGCGGCGGGAACGGACACTCCGCCGCGGTTGGTCCCCGGGTCCGGCAGCTGCGCGAAGATGCCGGGCTCTCCCTGCGCGACCTGGCCGAGCGGAGTGGCGTCAGCGCGACCACTCTCTCGCAGGTTGAGCGGGGCAACAGCAGCCCGACCCTGAACGTGGCCGAACGGATCGCCTCCGGGCTCGGGCTGACCCTCTCGAAGCTGCTGCGGCTGGACGAATCTCCCCACGTGGTAGTCAGCCGGGCCGAAAACCACCGGCGACAGGTGCATGGCGGACACCGGATCGAGGAACTCACTCCGCCTCAGCCCGGACTGAGCGCCGAGATCTCGGCACACGAACTGGATCCGGGTGCTGCCACCGGTGCGGAAGGTGAGCCCCCGATGCATGCCCCCGGCAGTCGTGAGACCGCGGTCGTGCTTGAGGGCGCCCTGATCCTTGCGGTCGACGGGGAGCGTCTCTCGCTCTCGGCCGGAGACAGCGTCACGTTCGATGCCGACCTGCCCCACTATTTTGCAAACGAAAGCGATTCCGAAACCCGGTTCATCGCCCTGATCGCCGCGGGCCTTCGCCGCGGCTGAACGCCACAAGGAGAGCAAGCCATGCCGAAGACGATGTTCGAGAAGATCTGGGAAGCCCATGAGGTAAGGGAGGACCTGCTCTACATCGATCTCCACCTGGTGCATGAGGTGACCTCACCCCAGGCCTTCGAAGGTCTTCGCATGAACGGCCGTGCGCTGCGTCGGCCGGACAAGACGGTGGCCACCGCCGATCACAACGTGCCGACCGACGGCACCGCCACCGCGAGACTGATCGCCGACACGCTCTCCCGCAAGCAGGTCGAGACCCTGGAGGCGAACTGTGAGGAGTACGGGGTCCCGGTCTACAGCCTCGGGTCCGACTCCCAGGGCATCGTTCACGTGATCGGACCGGAGTTGGGCCTGACCCAGCCCGGAATGACCATCGTCTGCGGCGACTCCCACACCTCGACCCACGGTGCCTTCGGGGCGCTCGCCTTCGGGATCGGCACCTCCGAGGTCGAACACGTGATGGCGACCCAGACCCTGGTGCAGCGCAAGCCGAAGACGATGCGGATCAACTACACCGGCACCCTGCAGCCCGGCGTTACCTCCAAGGACCTGATCCTGGCCACGATCGGTCGGCTCGGCACCTCCGGCATGACCGGCCACGTCGTCGAGTACGCCGGCGAGGCGATCGAGGCCCTGACCATGGAACAGCGGATGACGGTCTGCAACATGACGATCGAGGGTGGCGGCAAGGCCGGGATGATCGCCCCGGACGAGACCACGTACGAGTACATGCGCGGCAGGGACGGAATGCCGGAGGACTACGAGGCCGCGGTCGCGCGATGGAAGCAGTTGCCGACCGAGGAGGGCGCCGAGTTCGACACCGAGGTGACCATCGACGCCACGGCGATCTCGCCGATGGTCAGCTGGGGCACGACCCCGGGGATGGTCGCCCAGGTTTCCGAGGTGGTACCCGACCCGGCGAAGATGGACACCCCGGCCGACCGGGAAGCGGCCGAACGGGCCCTCCAGTACATGGGTCTCGAGGCCGGGACCAGGATGGAGGACATCCGTCCCGAACGGGTCTTCATCGGCTCCTGCACAAACGCCCGGATCTCGGATCTGCGTGAAGCGGCGGCCGCGATCAAGGGTCGCAAGGTGGCCGACTCGATCCGGGCGATGGTCGTGCCCGGCTCGGCCAAGGTCAAGGCCCAGGCGGAAGCTGAGGGTCTCGACAAGCTGTTCAGCGAGGCCGGCTTCGAGTGGCGCGGCGCCGGCTGCTCGATGTGCCTCGGCATGAACCCGGACATCCTGATCGAGGGTGAACGCTGCGCCTCGACCTCGAACCGGAACTTCGAGGGTCGGCAGGGCAAGGGCGGACGCACCCACCTGGTCAGCCCGACCATGGCGACCGCCGCCGCGATCGAGGGCCACTTCGTCGACATCCGCACCTGGGCCTGAGCCGAACCGAGAACTGGAGAACAGTATGGAACCGATCAACATCATCGAGGGACCGGTATCGGTCCTTGACCGCAGCGACGTCGACACCGACCAGATCATCCCGAAGCAGTTCCTGAAACGGGTTGAACGCACCGGGTACGGCGAGTTTCTTTTCTACGACTGGATCCGTGACGGCGAGATCGAACTCGAACCGAACCCGATCCTCGTTTCGGGTCGGAACTTCGGCTCGGGGTCCTCGCGTGAGCACGCCGTCTGGGCGCTGGCCCAGTTCGGCTTCCAGGCCGTGGTCGCACCGTCCTTCTCGGACATCTTCTACTCGAACTGCACCAAGAACGGGTTTCTTCCCGTGGTCGCCTCGAAGGAAGACTGCGAGGCGCTGGCCGCAGCCGGATCCGGCCGGATCGACCTGCTGGAGCAGAAGCTGAGCTGGGACGGGGGAGAGGTCTTCTTCGAGATCGACCCCGAGATCAAGCGGCGACTGGTCGGCGGGCTTGACGACATCGCCCTGACGCTCGGCGATGAAGCCGACATCGAGCGCTTCGAGGCGGGCCCGGGGGGCAGCTACGGTCCGGTGACGACCGCGATCTGATGATGGTCGGTGGTGGCCCGGCCGACTGGGATGCTTCCGGATACGCCCAGACTGCCACTCCGCAGATGGAGTGGTCCGGCGATGTGCTCGACCGCCTTCGTCTGACCGGTGTCGAAACCGTGCTCGACGCCGGGTGCGGGAGCGGCGGGGTCACCGCCACGCTGCTCGAACGCCTGCCGCGAGGCAGGGTGGTCGCCCTGGATGGCTCCCCGGCGATGATCGCCGAGGCCGAGCGGCATCTGTCCGCCTTCGCGGATCAGGGTCGGGTGAGTTTCACCTGTCAGGACCTGGGTGAGTTCCAGTTGGACATTCCGGTCGACAGGGTCTTCTCGAACGCGGTGTTTCACTGGGTCCCCGACCACCCGGCCCTGTTTCGCAGACTCGCGGCGGCACTCCGCCCCGGTGGCCGTCTGGTCGCCCAGTACGGCGGCAGCGGCAACGTGACCGAACAGGTCACGGCGATC
Encoded proteins:
- a CDS encoding PhoH family protein, which produces MARRTLTLDNAVAADLAGTGDSVLRALRERTGSRVHLRGNRLTLEGEESELDGAARLVEEMVDLIEAGHEVEPSTVESVTNAIQSSRRPAEMLDDVIWRHRNTRVVPKTVTQKRYVDSIRRSTITFGIGPAGTGKTFLAVAMAASALVDGDVQRIILTRPAVEAGESLGFLPGDLQAKVDPYLRPLFDALYDMLDPDRVNGYFDRGVIEVAPLAFMRGRTLNDAFVILDEAQNTTPEQMKMFLTRLGFNSKMVVTGDVTQIDLPREQRSGLVVVRDILDGIEDVEFVRFADSDVVRHRLVQKIVAAYGSYSEKRPGKGVSQATAGSGDEPE
- the ybeY gene encoding rRNA maturation RNase YbeY, whose product is MTVELEDVPEPFRRAVSAALDAAGISEGHLAVTAVPAAEIHRLNLEYRGIDRPTDVLSFPVDEDEPAPGPLELGDVVFCPDECVDQVEAVIHGVLHLCGHDHETDDGEMLELQDRVVESLGMSPRMTVEDE
- a CDS encoding DUF4389 domain-containing protein, with amino-acid sequence MELYPVTYEADYVRERNRLTTFFRMIVAIPWLIVAYVYAIALAVVLVIAWFALIILGRYPQGMYNFVGGILRFSMRVNAFAYLQTDAWPPFGISDDPDYPVRVNFEPPAERQSRLKAFFRLILLIPVMVLSYGVAFVQMGVAMVAWMTIVFRGYQPAAIHNALAWVNGWSTRVNAYAYLMRDEYPPVGDETPVEVDPPAAELGAGEPVSAPLDAGSPAPEALDPGQQTDPGGAAPGDTSRQ
- a CDS encoding GatB/YqeY domain-containing protein codes for the protein MSQLERIRTDAQAALKSGDRRLAQALRLIQDAVQQDEKLGKGDEIAVLQRERKKRLESARAFADGGRYEQAEAEKLEADLISQYLPAQLTDEELDRMVAEAVEATGATDQKQMGQVMGYLKEKVAGRADGKRVSTAVRKQLGA
- the murI gene encoding glutamate racemase, which codes for MTAPSLPDPATGPSGESDLPIAMFDSGVGGLTVLHECLVSLPGEDFLYLGDSSHFPYGTKSPDELRERTGRIARHLLADRAKMLVIACNSATAAAGDQIRQLGADSGVPVLTVVGPEAEIAGAITGSGRIGVLATPATVRSGAYRRALESLGPAFTVTEVEAPDLAPIIQEGPTFDEAVMDTVRDYCRPLKAADVDTLILGCTHYPLVAPMLQRMLGRNVSLVTAGHAIAAAIQRELSLRGSLGDPGREGEYRFQVTGDPDSFARSGSRFLQLPLSGRVERIDL
- a CDS encoding 50S ribosomal protein L11 methyltransferase: MIRLAVRCTPEQAEPVLAELTVLAPGGVEERDGAGYVEYAIYGAAGELPDLGEVRAVCGEGLVEVITSEVADDWADRWRSFHKPLLVGGSGRAAAIWIRPPWEPAQPGRLDVMVDPGQAFGTGAHPTTRLCIEALIDLAAPGPAGPLTDLGCGSGVLSIAASRLGFGPLFGCDNEPAAIEAARENAAANGVEVDFQRVDLRSGLPTLAPTTVANLTAPLLEAVASGLTPPTVPATLVCSGLLTTEYGRVKRAFEPFGLTEAGRGAIGEWGSLTFVRERP
- the era gene encoding GTPase Era, whose translation is MSETEKPSRAGFVGLAGRPNAGKSTLVNAIVGSRVAITSVRPQTTRRAIRGVATDLEAGVQMVLIDLPGVQRPRDQLTSRMQSRVEHELAGADVVLLVINGEEGVGPGDRFIAGALLAGESAPTVICAVNKEDRAGREVVPVLAEAAGLPGVSEVFPVSALRRTGLDPLVSRLQELMPEGPFMYPPEDRSDQPREVLLAELIRGAALIRTRQEIPHSLEAKVTEIERREDGLWWVAARIWVESESQKRILIGRGGSKVREIGAASRRELERELGDRVHLDLRIEVRHRWRQDDGLLDRLGIE
- the serC gene encoding phosphoserine transaminase; translated protein: MTDFAKIPDDLKPADGRFGCGPSKVRPEALRSLADRSDLIGTSHRQKPVKDLVGRVRSGLGELFGLPDGYEIALGNGGATAFWDAAAAWLVRDRALHLVYGEFSRKFSQVTAGAPFLSDPVLIEADPGSAPTPESRAGVDVIGWAHNETSTGVMVPVERPAGSDDALVLIDATSGAGGLPVDLKQTDVYYFAPQKAFGSDGGLWLAALGPKAISRIEELDGSSDRWQPAFLSLKTALDNSRKNQTYNTPALATLYLLAEQLEWMLAGGGLDFCVGRTEASSSHLYGWAEASDFATPFVADPARRSLVVGTIDFEDSIDAAAVAATLRANGIVDVEPYRKLGRNQLRVAMFPAIDPSDIEALTACIDWVIGNAGVTA